A stretch of DNA from Ranitomeya variabilis isolate aRanVar5 chromosome 1, aRanVar5.hap1, whole genome shotgun sequence:
TCATAGTGCCGTGTAAGCTTACCGATGTCAGCGTACAATGGTGATTTCACACTTTATCATCATAGTGCCGCGTAAGCGCACCAATGATGTCAGCATAGAATGATGGCTTCACACATCATAGTGCCGTGTACGCACACCGATATCAGCGTACAATGATGGCTTCACACATCATCAGCATCATCGTGCCATGTAAGTGCACCAATGATGTTAGTATACAATAACTTCACTCATCATCATCATAGTGCCAAGTAAGCGCACCAATGATGTCAGCATACAATAACTTCACACATCACATAGTGCCATGTAAGCGCACCAATGATGTCAGCATACAATAACTTCACACATCATCATCGTGCCATGTAAGCGCACCAATGATGTCAGCATACAATAACTTCACTCATCATCATCATAGTGCCAAGTAAGCGCACCAATGATGTCAGCATACAATAACTTCACACATCATTGGTGCGCTTACATGGcactatgatgatgatgatgtcagcATACAATAACTTCACTCATCATAGTGCTATGTAAGCGCACCAATGATGTCAGCATACAATAACTTCACTCATCATCATCATAGTGCCGTGTAAGCGCACCAATGATGTCAGCATACAATAACttcactcatcatcatcatcagtgccGTGTAAGCGCACCGATTATGTCCGCATACAATGATGACTTGACACATCATTATCATCGTGCAATTTAAGTGCACCAATGTCAGCGTACAATGATGACTTCACACATTAACATCATAGTGCCATGTAAGCGCACCGATGATATCAGCGTACAATGATGACTTCACAGTGCCGTGTAAGCGCACCAATGTCAGTGTACAATGATGACTTCAGTTCACACATCATCATCACAGTGCCATGTACTGTAAGTGCACTGATATCATAGTGTCATAAAACCTAGTACAGATAAAACCTATTCTGAGGATgcgcgctcatcactactaaatacACATATTTGACAAATCTGAGTGACTGTGCTAATCAGACAAGTTCACCATTACTGCTGTAGTTACAAGTGGTGAGAATTATGGTTGTGCCAGGTATAACGTTCTTGCAGCCATTCCTGAAATGTGTGCGCCTGTTACAGCTCCTACTTCACTGGTGTAACATGGCTGCCTGTCTCTAGGTGTATGGATTAGGGGCTCCTGCACACTTATTCAAGTAACAGTGGGACCGTCAAGCATGGACCACAACCGATCATACGATAAAACCCTGCAGCCATATGCATCAGACAGTATGAGGGAAAGGAGTGTTTCACATGCATTATCTGTGTCTCTGTACAGAACTGCCTTCAACAATAACCTCACCATTGCATATGATGGCCTCAGTGCTGGGGGAAGAAAGAGAAAGCCTGGCCTGAATGGAAAGACATACAGTGAGGTCCTGTCCAGGATTTGTCAGGACGGCGACCTCCCTATGGAGATATCCTCTTCTCTTCTGAAGAAGATCCAGTGCCGAGATCATGAAGCTGTTCCCTTTGATGTATTCCGTTATGGGGTGCTCACCTGCTTTGTGTTGGTGGAGTTCATAACTAAAGCAGATGCTCTGTTTAATATTCTAGATGGTGGCAACCAGTCGGACCAAAGGCTGTGCCAGGCTGTGCTGGACACTTTAGAAGAAGCACTTACTGCTAGTGACTTATCTGTGCCAGCTAGCTACCTGGAGGCTGGCTCCAAACTAGGACCTGACTGTTTGGCCATTGCTATGGACCGAGCTCTCCAGAACAAAAAGCCTGGTATTCCTATGGAGCGTGGTGAATTTTTGAAAGAAGCATGCTTGCTGTTCCTTGACAAAGTCAAACCAGTTCAATGAATGATCCGTGCGCCATCTTGTCTTCTTACCACCTGATGGCGTAATGTTTTGCACTCCTTCAGGTTAAATGACCTAACTTGTGAGGTGATAACCCAAGTTCTACCAGCAATCTCTGGTATTCTAGCTGTTGTGAAACTACGTCTGCATTCCTGTGGCCATCTAGGTATATTTAGAGTTTAACAACAGCTGAAGTACTGATGGTTGCTGATCCCCGTTCTTTGTTATATAGTTGTCTCCTAGCTATGTCACATATCGAAAGAGTTTTCTTTTCCAGGTTGGTTTCATTCTTGGCTGATGGACAGTTTGAGTATGGGAGGGCTTTCTGCTCAGGATATTAGACAGGGCAGGGTAGCTCTTACTCTGGGGTGTCCAGTATGCCCTATATGACCCTCTATTGACTAGAAAAGGCTGTTTAATGATGTTTTTCTACTGCAATAAATGTTTGGTTCCCCAATAACAGTTCATTGTCAGGGATGGGGGGCgatatctttaaagggaatctgtcatctgcTTCTTGCTGCCCAaactacaggcagcatgaatctgagCCTCGCTGCCTGATTGTTAGAGGATCTGACCAGGGACCCCCGACCGACTTTTCCCAGCGCTGCTAGAGGTGATTGATGGGTCTCCCCCATTGTGAGAGACCTGCTAGTCACCTGGTGCAGTGCGGGAAGAAGCCGGTCGGGGACAGCGCCGGACTCGACTCATCTCTGGCTATGGTCCCCAGCCAGATCTCCTCCAAATTACcggatattttctctgaaatgccggagAATTTCAGTAGAAAATAATTGTGCAGCCCAGCTCTTGAGTCATACTGTctacggtttgggcagcatgaattgtgTGACGTGTTCCCTTTAAATTGCGCTACACGGTCCGACCCTTCTTAGGCTTATTTCACACTTTTTGATGCAGAGTATAACTGAAAGCTTCACCTGTCGCTACATTTTCATGTTTAGGTTTTTTTATGCAGCTTTTGAAGCCAAAGTAGACTAAAATCAGGGAGAAACCTTTCAGGTTATTACATCGTATCTGGCACATAACAGGCTCCATTGGTTCTTAAATGTGTATGGGGCTTAATGGAAAGGGGTATGGTGAAGCGCGGCCTGGTAGGCGTACATCAGAAAGAGGCATCAATTCTAGCAACATTGCCAAATTCCTTAGCAGTcgtgcacctcttaatgaagtTGGCACATTGTACTTGTGGATTTGGTGCACCCCTCGCTCTTCTCTACTGATGTCGGCCACTAAGAATCCATTTCTGGCTTTGCCTTCATGAAAAGCCTGGCAGTGGGAAGCCGGTCTGATGGCCTTACTCACACAGCAATACTATGGTCAGCGTATAACCGTTACATTATAGTATTGTATGTTTAGATTGCATTCCTGGTTTCGGTTTAAAAGGGTTTTCCGGGAATTGTGTTTCCAATTCTATCAGCCATCGCTGGTTAAGCCAATGAAAGGAGCTGTTATCTTCCTCTGTTCAGCATCGGCTCGGCTACTGcagcagtgattgtctgcagcagtgatgtcaccacagtagCGTTATCACCACTACAGCCAGTCACTGTGCTGATGTAGATGGtgcccagtgattagctgcagtgttAATGTGCTTTGTCATGTTGTCACTGCTGTAtcctgttaggctgtgtgcacacgctgcagctccgcactgtgatttacagtacaatgtaaatcaatgttaaaaaaaaaaaaagctgtgcggaaaaatcagtgcggaattgctgcagatttcaaagaagtgcatgtcactacttttgtgcggatctgcagcgtttctgcactcctcCATAAAAGAAATCCGCAGTgccaaaatccgcagcaattctgcataaaaaccgcacaaaatccgcatcaaatccgcatcaaatccatggctgtggattctgccaggagctgtggattttgtgcagaaaattctgcacctcttttcctacgtgtgcacatagtctaacagTCGCCATAGCAGGGAAGGAGAGACGAGGCTAAGCCTTTTACATAATGGCTGTTTTATTACTTTAGCCAAACTATGGATTACGGGGTGTAAAAAGCTATTCTCAGGAAAACCCCCTCAAAAGCGCTGATGTAAAACATGTGACAAATACTGCCATATGAAAGAGGAGCTAAAGCAATTAGCCACTATTATTTTAGAgtaggtcattaaagggaacctgtcaaccccaaaatcgcaggtgagctaagcccaccggcatcaggggcttatctacagcattctgtaatgctgtagataagcccccgatgtatccggaaagatgagaaaaagaggttagattatactcacctgggtgggcggtccggtctgataggCGTCCcgttccggtccggggcctcccatcttcataggatgacgtcctcttcttgtcttcttgctgcggctctggcgcaggtgtactttgtctgccctgttgaggccagagcaaagtgctgcagtgcgcaggcgctaggaaaggtcagagaggcccggcgcctgcgctctgcagtactttgctctggcctcaacagggcagacaaagtacacctgcgccggagccgcagcaagaagacaagaagaggacgtcatcgtaagaagatgggaggccccggaccgcgacgcccaccgcagcgggaccacccctgggtgagtataatccaacctctttttctcatctttcaggatacatcgggggcttatctacagcattacaaaatgctgtagataagcccctgatgccggtgggcttagctcacctttgaatttgggggtaacaggttccctttaatatgagaTAATTGTAAGTGCCGGATATAGGATCCGCACCAGTCAGCTGTTTGCAGCGCCCACAATGGCCGGCTGACGGCAGTATACGGAGCCAGCACAGCGCCATACACAGTGCAGTGGTTGTCcttgggtactgcagctcggctcctattggaccaaatACCCAATAATAGCCACTATATGGTGTATAGAGCCAggctgttggggggggggggggggggggggggctccataCACAGTTGGGGTCCTTCCAGTCTGATGACTTTTCCTAAGAATAGGTTAGTAATAAATAATAGACAGTCATTTTCAAGGTACTTCCTAAGAACTGTTAAGGTGGTTACATAAATTTCAATGGAGCACAGAATTGTTTTAGGGACTACGATAAAAAGTGTCATGTGTGCCTCATTCTCATCTAAAAGACTCCGACGTCATCTAGTTGGGTTCTCTCCAATCTGTGTCTGTATCCATATCTATTTCTGGCTGCAGAAACAGACTGGGCTCTCTGGACTCCACTAGCAGCCATGTGAACTAAAGTGCAAGGTGATCCAAGCACCCAGAATGCACTGCTCTACAGTAATAAGAAGCCAGCGGAATTCTgaagctttaaaggggttgtccacttcctGGACAAACCCTTTTTAAATAAAGTAGTCCCCCTTATAAAAACATTGCATACTCCCCTTTTGTACCAGCATTGCTGGGCCAAATGTGACAATGTTGTcccatgtgagccctgcagccaatcagcggccagtAATGGCCGCTCTCTCCTTTTGCCATTTGAGGTTGGGAAGTAGAGAGCGAGCAGCAGCTTAGTAGCggccctgattggctgcagggcacaCGTGGCACAATGGTGTCATATAAGCCCCGGGGGACGCAGTTATGGCAGGTGAGTGTGAGCAGGGTCTACTTCACGTAAAAAGTGGTTGACCAGGTAGTAGAAAATCTCCTTGAATGTAATTGCAAAATAACCCCTTAAAACATTATGCGGTTAATTTGGTTACTGTTGTTTGAGCCTGGTTCAGACGGGTGTATGAAATATCGTCCCATTCTCGTCCCTAGTCCATCCATATGGCATCTGCATTTCTACATCAATGTTTTCAAGGCTAAATACAGTTCCCTATGCTAATAATTGCAAAGTGTCCATACAAgctggatgccatacagatgatcCATATGGGATCCGGAGTTTCTAGTCATAGACTTGTTCAGGCAAGTGTCATCCAGAAACTAGTGTCACTGGCTCGTCTGAGCCGCTGTGTGTGACAACCTTGGTCCTGGTGGGATCTCACTGTGACTGCACACCTACGCATTGTACACACGGCTGACCAAGTCTTCATGGTGACGGGGGATCCACGGGCAGCAGGGACGGACGCTGACTGCACTGTGCCAGCCGTATAAGCTTTACGTGGACACGCTGAGCCATTTCAAGAGCCATGAACTCAGATGACTAGTGTAAGAGTGGTCCCGGCAGCTTCTCCCCACCCCCGAGCTGCCAGGTCTGTTCCTGTGTGTATAGGAAGAACGTGCGGCAGGCAGACTATGGTGGCATCCCTCGTCAACATATTGCAGCCGCACATGGCAGGACTGGCAATGCTGATCAAAGATGCTTGTGTTCTTGAAGCATGTGTTTCTATTTTTTACGCATGTATATCTTTCGGCTGTTGATCAGGTAATTGCCAAACACTCCTTTCTTTTGTCAGGAAAATAGTATCACTATTGCTCCTGGCATAATCTGCTCTTAGGAAATGGCTTTGGCTATTAGTACTACTGTTGTCTGAGGACAAAGActatccttctgtgtgtgtgttttaaaggggttgtccgtagtgatgagcaagcatgcctGGGATAAGGTGTAGGCTgaccatgctcgagtgctaatcacATATTTTGGTGTGTTTAAAACAAATATGCTTGAGTCCCAGAAGCTGCATGTCACCCGGCTGTacgacaaccacaacacatgcagggactgtgtAACGAACGGGCCAccactgcatgtgttgtggctgtggaaCAGCGGCGGCCACTGGAGCATGCCGAAATGTGTAATTAGCACTCAAGCAttgtcagataacaccttatcctagtgATTAGCACTCGAGCacggtcagataacaccttatcctagtgATTAGCACTCGAGCacggtcagataacaccttatcctagtgATTAGCACTCGAGCACGGTCAGATAAGACCTTATCCTAGTGATTAGCACTCGAGCACGGTCAGATAAGACCTTATCCTAgtgattagcactcgagcatggtcAGATAAGGCCTTATCCTAgtgattagcactcgagcatggtcAGATAAGACCTTATCCTAgtgattagcactcgagcatggtcAGATAAGACCTTATCCTAgtgattagcactcgagcatggtcAGATAAGGCCTTATCCTAgtgattagcactcgagcatggtcAGATAAGACCTTATCCTAGTGATTAGCACTCGATGGTCAGATAAGACTTTATCCTAgtgattagcactcgagcatggtcAGATAAGGCCTTATCCTAgtgattagcactcgagcatggtcagataacaccttatcctagtgATTAGCACTCGATGGTCAGATAAGACCTTATCCTAGTGATTAGCACTCGAGCacggtcagataacaccttatcctagtgATTAGCACTCGAGCACGGTCGGATAAGACCTTATCCTAGTGATTAGCACTCGAGCACGGTCAGATAAGACCTTATCCTAGTGATTAGCACTCGAGCACGGTCAGATAAGGCCTTATCCTAgtgattagcactcgagcatggtcAGATAAGACCTTATCCTAgtgattagcactcgagcatggtcAGATAAGGCCTTATCCTAGTGATTAGCGCtcgagcatggtcagataacaccttatcctagtgATTAGCACTCGAGCACGGTCAGATAAGGCCTTATCCTAgtgattagcactcgagcatggtcAGATAAGACCTTATCCTAgtgattagcactcgagcatggtcAGATAAGGCCTTATCCTAGTGATTAGCGCtcgagcatggtcagataacaccttatcctagtgATTAGCACTCGAGCACGGTCAGATAAGGCCTTATCCTAgtgattagcactcgagcatggtcAGATAAGACCTTATCCTAgtgattagcactcgagcatggtcAGATAAGGCCTTATCCTAGTGATTAGCGCtcgagcatggtcagataacaccttatcctagtgATTAGCACTCGAGCacg
This window harbors:
- the TPGS1 gene encoding tubulin polyglutamylase complex subunit 1; translation: MAPGRLLPLTGSMADKRRGVAGSPVPRSQPRATSEADFLAQAGVRDMLRSAVLKLLEARPEEPLVFLAALFEKLSVGAAGGSKSGDRGSHILGHQRLGHALWYLKLAHHSQRTAFNNNLTIAYDGLSAGGRKRKPGLNGKTYSEVLSRICQDGDLPMEISSSLLKKIQCRDHEAVPFDVFRYGVLTCFVLVEFITKADALFNILDGGNQSDQRLCQAVLDTLEEALTASDLSVPASYLEAGSKLGPDCLAIAMDRALQNKKPGIPMERGEFLKEACLLFLDKVKPVQ